One window of the Syngnathoides biaculeatus isolate LvHL_M chromosome 11, ASM1980259v1, whole genome shotgun sequence genome contains the following:
- the LOC133508585 gene encoding protocadherin beta-16-like, with translation MESKDIHPIRGGMRRRRAACLFVFWCFFLNATEAQIRYSIPEEMKKGSLVGNVAQDLGLDLKRLRSGRARIVTGENVQYAELRADKGLLVVRERIDRERLCGDVTPCSFTFEILLENPMELHPVTIEVVDVNDNAPTFENNHLRFEISESAALGSRFVLESAYDADVGTNGVQSYILTPSDNFVLKQHVSPGGSKYAEMVLQKSLDREQQPRLSLKLVAVDGGSPQKSGTVNIEINILDANDNVPVFNQSIYKAKVIENAPVGTLVLTVNATDADSGSYGKVTYSFSNSKAGILNFFQIDEMTGCISVINQIDYEKDKTIEFMVEAKDQGGLSESTKVEIEVLDMNDNAPILNVMSFTSPVSEDSPAGTTIGIVNVKDQDSGDNGHVTCAIEGRVPFRIKSNLRNYFTLMTDADFDRETVSEYNITVVASDAGSPPLSTKRTFHLKVSDVNDNAPAFPVSFYQATLAENNSPGASVLRVSAKDPDENQNARVSYMLEPGEIGGTPVAEFVSVNAQSGIISAVRSLDYEQIKRLDFVVRAQDGGSPPLFSNVSVGVLIRDQNDNAPQVLYPVQTGGSGPHAEMVPRSADAGYLVTKVVAVDVDSGQNAWLSYKVQQKSSPDRGALFEVGLHNGEMRTVRQVTDKDAVKQRLTVVVEDNGQPSRSATVVVNVALADGFPQVLRSEFADEDEREADERLTFYLVLALAVVSFLFVVCLLLIISVKVYRWRQSRVLYGSNLPVIPYYPPRYSDTLGTTGTLPHVYNYEACATAGSAKSAAGHNVLLVDASSTGTVHKLQSENNILDELDSPLEVSLPSFIVECSVLNGKMAPPL, from the coding sequence ATGGAGTCTAAAGATATTCATCCAATCCGCGGAGGAATGCGACGGCGACGTGCGGCCTGCCTCTTTGTCTTTTGGTGCTTTTTTCTGAATGCGACCGAGGCCCAAATCCGCTACTCAATCCCCGAGGAGATGAAAAAAGGCTCGCTGGTGGGAAATGTGGCCCAAGATCTCGGTTTGGATCTGAAAAGACTCCGTTCTGGGCGGGCCCGCATCGTCACCGGGGAGAACGTCCAGTACGCCGAGCTGAGGGCGGACAAAGGGCTCCTGGTTGTCCGTGAGAGGATCGACCGAGAACGGCTGTGTGGAGACGTGACGCCGTGCAGCTTCACCTTCGAGATTTTGTTGGAAAACCCCATGGAATTGCACCCCGTCACCATCGAGGTGGtggacgtcaacgacaacgcccccacttttgaaaataatcatttgcgATTTGAAATAAGCGAGTCTGCTGCACTTGGCTCCCGTTTTGTTTTGGAGAGTGCGTATGATGCTGATGTGGGAACAAATGGCGTGCAGAGTTACATTTTGACACCGAGTGATAATTTTGTGTTAAAGCAACACGTCAGTCCAGGGGGAAGTAAATATGCAGAAATGGTCCTGCAGAAATCCTTGGACAGGGAACAACAGCCGCGGCTTTCACTTAAATTAGTGGCTGTGGATGGAGGAAGTCCACAGAAGTCAGGTACAGTAAATATagaaattaacattttagaTGCTAATGATAATGTTCCCGTCTTTAATCAATCCATTTATAAAGCAAAGGTGATTGAAAATGCCCCAGTCGGGACCCTCGTCCTGACTGTGAATGCAACCGATGCTGATAGTGGTTCATATGGAAAAGTAACTTACTCATTTTCAAATTCGAAAGCCGgaatattaaatttttttcaaatagatgAGATGACAGGATGCATTTCTGTCATAAACCAAATTGAttatgaaaaagacaaaacaatcgAGTTCATGGTTGAAGCCAAAGATCAAGGAGGGCTGAGTGAGTCTACAAAAGTGGAAATTGAAGTATTGGATATGAATGACAATGCCCCCATCCTCAATGTGATGTCCTTCACGAGTCCAGTTTCAGAAGACTCCCCCGCCGGTACCACCATTGGCATCGTgaatgtgaaggaccaggattCCGGTGACAACGGTCACGTGACCTGCGCAATCGAAGGCCGCGTTCCATTTCGAATTAAGTCCAACTTGAGAAATTATTTCACCTTGATGACCGATGCCGATTTCGATCGCGAAACTGTGTCCGAATATAATATCACAGTTGTTGCGTCTGACGCCGGCTCGCCCCCCCTCTCCACCAAGagaacttttcatttgaaagtttCGGACGTCAACGACAATGCACCTGCGTTTCCGGTCAGCTTTTATCAAGCCACCCTCGCAGAAAACAACTCACCGGGTGCTTCTGTGCTGAGAGTGAGTGCCAAAGACCCGGACGAAAACCAGAACGCTCGTGTCTCCTACATGTTGGAGCCGGGCGAGATCGGGGGAACTCCCGTGGCCGAATTTGTGTCTGTCAACGCCCAAAGTGGAATTATCAGCGCCGTGCGCTCCTTGGACTACGAGCAAATCAAGCGTCTGGACTTTGTGGTGCGAGCGCAGGACGGAGGCTCCCCTCCTCTCTTCAGCAACGTGAGCGTGGGCGTCCTGATCCGGGACCAGAACGACAACGCCCCTCAGGTCCTGTACCCGGTCCAGACGGGCGGCTCGGGGCCGCACGCCGAAATGGTGCCTCGTTCGGCGGACGCGGGCTACCTGGTGACGAAAGTGGTGGCGGTGGACGTGGACTCTGGCCAGAACGCCTGGCTCTCCTACAAAGTGCAGCAGAAATCTTCCCCCGACAGGGGGGCGCTGTTTGAAGTGGGCCTCCACAATGGAGAAATGCGAACCGTCCGCCAAGTGACCGATAAAGATGCCGTCAAACAAAGACTGACCGTCGTCGTGGAGGACAACGGGCAGCCCTCTCGTTCGGCTACGGTGGTGGTTAACGTGGCGCTGGCGGACGGCTTCCCCCAAGTGCTGAGGTCGGAGTTCGCCGACGAGGACGAGCGGGAGGCCGACGAGCGGCTGACTTTTTACCTGGTCTTGGCTTTGGCTGTGGTCTCCTTCCTCTTCGTGGTCTGCTTGCTGCTCATCATATCGGTCAAAGTGTACAGGTGGAGACAGTCTCGCGTCCTGTACGGCTCCAACCTCCCCGTCATTCCGTATTATCCGCCGCGCTACTCCGACACTTTGGGGACGACGGGGACTCTCCCGCACGTCTACAATTACGAGGCCTGCGCCACCGCCGGCTCTGCCAAAAGTGCGGCCGGTCACAACGTGCTGCTAGTAGACGCCAGTTCGACGGGCACCGTGCACAAGTTGCAGAGCGAAAACAACATCCTGGACGAACTTGACTCCCCTCTGGAGGTTAGTTTACCTTCTTTTATTGTGGAATGTTCTGTCTTGAATGGGAAAATGGCCCCTCCCTTATGA
- the LOC133508627 gene encoding protocadherin beta-16-like, translating to MRQLSASEEALFLWNRSRAEQTRGGLDGTMKAQVAMFVSLLALDAAYGQASYSIPEEMSRGSLVGNIAQDLGLETRRLISGKAEIYSRNNEEYIELSREKGLLLVRERIDREALCAHAELCALHLEIILESPMEFYSVTVQIADMNDNAPIFEKNEMTFKISESATIGAKFLLERAVDLDVGVNGVHNYELKPSDHFALKLQNNADGNQNVEMVLQKPLDREKEEQMSLVLTAGDGGEPRMSGTMLILITVLDANDNAPVFTQHTYKATVTENSAAGTIVATVSASDADSGSNAKISYSIQNMVGNLKNLFQINQENGEISLIGNVDFEKLRHFQLNLLASDDGGLTDSSKLMIDVQDINDNTPIINIMSKSNVISEDAEINTVVTMINIEDLDSEENGNVNCFISENIPFILKNSKHNYYTLMTDGDLDRERSSEYNISVTCSDEGAASLSSSVTLNLHISDVNDNPPVFERSSYEAHVAENNAAGLSVVTLKARDADWGQNARVSYFLEEEEVHGVAVSSLVSVHPESGVVRALRSFDYEQIQSFRFNVSARDSGSPPLSSAAAVRVLIRDQNDNAPQVLYPVQTGGSGPHAEMVPRSADAGYLVTKVVAVDVDSGQNAWLSYKVQQKSSPDRGALFEVGLHNGEMRTVRQVTDKDAVKQRLTVVVEDNGQPSRSATVVVNVALADGFPQVLRSEFTDEDEREADERLTFYLVLALAVVSFLFVVCLLLIISVKVYRWRQSRVLYGSNLPVIPYYPPRYSDTLGTAGTLPHVYNYEACATAKSHVTNTQAVSQSLVSVDGADADGPHGGEQTSGNFSQMSTLVSRTFHLFLSI from the coding sequence ATGCGACAGTTAAGTGCGAGCGAGGAGGCGCTTTTTCTGTGGAATAGAAGCAGAGCGGAGCAAACCCGGGGAGGATTGGACGGAACAATGAAGGCGCAAGTGGCGATGTTTGTGTCTCTGTTGGCCCTCGACGCGGCCTACGGCCAGGCCAGCTATTCCATTCCCGAGGAAATGAGCAGAGGCTCGTTGGTGGGCAACATCGCGCAAGATTTAGGCCTGGAAACGCGACGGCTGATTTCGGGCAAAGCCGAGATCTATTCCAGGAACAATGAAGAATACATCGAGCTGAGCCGAGAGAAAGGACTCCTCCTCGTCAGGGAGAGGATCGACAGAGAGGCTCTTTGCGCGCACGCCGAGCTTTGTGCGCTGCATTTGGAAATTATTCTGGAGAGTCCGATGGAATTTTACAGCGTCACTGTGCAGATTGCAGATATGAATGACAATGCACCAATCTTTGAAAAAAACGAGATGACATTTAAAATAAGCGAGTCTGCGACCATCGGTGCAAAATTTCTTCTCGAAAGGGCAGTGGATCTGGATGTTGGGGTGAACGGCGTTCATAATTACGAATTAAAACCATCGGATCACTTTGCTCTGAAGCTACAAAATAACGCGGATGGAAATCAAAACGTGGAGATGGTTTTACAAAAGCCTTTAGACCGAGAGAAAGAGGAGCAGATGTCGCTGGTGTTGACGGCTGGAGATGGAGGAGAGCCGCGCATGTCGGGAACGATGTTGATTCTCATCACAGTGTTAGACGCGAATGATAATGCCCCCGTGTTTACGCAGCACACTTACAAAGCAACCGTGACTGAGAACTCAGCTGCGGGGACGATCGTGGCAACCGTGTCGGCGTCGGACGCTGACTCCGGCTCCAATGCAAAAATTTCATATTCGATTCAAAATATGGTGGGAAATTTGAAAAACCTGTTTCAAATCAATCAAGAGAATGGCGAAATATCACTGATTGGAAATGTAGATTTTGAAAAGTTGAgacattttcaattaaatttaCTTGCAAGTGATGATGGGGGACTCACAGATTCTTCTAAGCTGATGATCGATGTACAAGATATCAATGACAACACACCCATAATTAATATTATGTCCAAATCAAATGTGATATCAGAGGATGCTGAAATCAATACTGTTGTGACAATGATCAATATAGAAGATTTAGAttcagaagaaaatggaaatgtaaattgttttatcagtgaaaacatcccatttattttaaaaaattcaaaacataaTTACTACACTTTAATGACAGACGGTGACTTAGACCGAGAGCGGTCGAGCGAGTACAACATCAGCGTGACGTGCAGCGACGAGGGCGCGGCCTCCCTCTCCAGCAGCGTCACTCTCAACTTGCACATCTcggacgtcaacgacaacccGCCCGTCTTTGAGAGGAGCTCGTACGAGGCCCACGTTGCGGAAAACAACGCAGCGGGTCTCTCCGTAGTCACGCTGAAAGCCAGAGACGCAGACTGGGGCCAGAACGCTCGAGTTTCTTACTtcctggaggaggaagaagttcACGGAGTAGCCGTGTCTTCTTTGGTCTCCGTCCATCCGGAGAGCGGCGTGGTCCGGGCGCTCCGATCCTTCGATTACGAGCAAATCCAGTCCTTCCGCTTCAACGTGAGCGCCCGCGACTCCGGATCCCCTCCGCTGAGCTCGGCGGCCGCCGTCCGCGTCCTGATCCGGGACCAGAACGACAACGCCCCTCAGGTGCTGTACCCGGTCCAGACGGGCGGCTCGGGGCCGCACGCCGAAATGGTGCCTCGTTCGGCGGACGCGGGCTACCTGGTGACGAAAGTGGTGGCGGTGGACGTGGACTCTGGCCAGAACGCCTGGCTCTCCTACAAAGTGCAGCAGAAATCTTCCCCCGACAGGGGGGCGCTGTTTGAAGTGGGCCTCCACAATGGAGAAATGCGAACCGTCCGCCAAGTGACCGATAAAGATGCCGTCAAACAAAGACTGACCGTCGTCGTGGAGGACAACGGGCAGCCCTCTCGTTCGGCTACGGTGGTGGTTAACGTGGCGCTGGCGGACGGCTTCCCCCAAGTGCTGAGGTCGGAGTTCACCGACGAGGACGAGCGGGAGGCCGACGAGCGGCTGACTTTTTACCTGGTCTTGGCTTTGGCTGTGGTCTCCTTCCTCTTCGTGGTCTGCTTGCTGCTCATCATATCGGTCAAAGTGTACAGGTGGAGACAGTCTCGCGTCCTGTACGGCTCCAACCTCCCCGTCATTCCGTATTATCCGCCGCGTTACTCCGACACTTTGGGGACGGCGGGGACTCTCCCGCACGTCTACAATTACGAGGCCTGCGCCACCGCAAAAAGTCACGTGACGAATACGCAAGCCGTGAGTCAAAGTTTAGTCAGTGTGGACGGAGCGGACGCTGACGGGCCGCACGGCGGCGAGCAAACGTCGGGAAACTTCTCTCAGATGTCGACTTTGGTGAGTCGAACGTTTCACCTTTTTCTCTCCATTTGA
- the LOC133508577 gene encoding protocadherin beta-11-like → MESKKNISIRGGLRRRRAACLFVFGCFFLNATEAHIRYSIPEEMKKGSLVGNVAQDLGLDLKRLRSGRARIVTGENVQYAELRADKGLLVVRERIDRERLCGDVTPCSFTFEILLENPMELHPVTIEVVDVNDNAPTFKNNHLRFEISELAALGSRFVLESAYDADVGTNGVQSYILTPSDNFVLKQHVSPGGRKYAEMVLQKALDREEQPRLALKLVAVDGGSPQKSGTVNIDIDIQDINDNVPAFNQTLYKAKVIENAAKGTPVLIVNATDADSGSNGQVTYSFSKLNAEIADIFDIDEKTGCISVVNQIDYEKDKTIEFMVEAKDQGALTDSSKVEIEVVDLNDNAPVLNVMSFTSPVSEDSPAGTTIGIINVKDQDSGDNGHVTCTIEGRVPFRMKSSLRNYFTLMTDADFDRESVSEYNITVVASDAGSPPLSTKRTFHLKVSDINDNAPAFPVSFYQATLAENNSPGASVLRVSAKDPDENQNARVSYMLEPGEIGGTPVAEFVSVNAQSGIISAVRSLDYEQIKRLDFVVRAQDGGSPPLFSNVSVGVLIRDQNDNAPQVLYPVQTGGSGPHAEMVPRSADAGYLVTKVVAVDVDSGQNAWLSYKVQQKSSPDRGALFEVGLHNGEMRTVRQVTDKDAVKQRLTVVVEDNGQPSRSATVVVNVALADGFPQVLRSEFADEDEREADERLTFYLVLALAVVSFLFVVCLLLIISVRVYRWRQSRDLYGSNLPVIPYYPPRYSDTLGTAGTLPHVYNYEACATAKSHVKNTQAVSQSLVSVDGADADGPHGGEQMSGNFSQMSTLVSRIFHSFLSI, encoded by the coding sequence ATGgagtctaaaaaaaacatttcaatccgAGGAGGATTGCGACGGCGACGTGCGGCCTGCCTCTTTGTCTTTGGGTGCTTTTTTCTGAATGCGACCGAGGCCCATATCCGCTACTCAATCCCCGAGGAGATGAAAAAAGGCTCGCTGGTGGGAAACGTGGCCCAAGATCTCGGTTTGGATCTGAAAAGACTCCGTTCTGGGCGGGCCCGCATCGTCACCGGGGAGAACGTCCAGTACGCCGAGCTGAGGGCGGACAAAGGGCTCCTGGTTGTCCGTGAGAGGATCGACCGAGAACGGCTGTGTGGAGACGTGACGCCGTGCAGCTTCACCTTCGAGATTTTGTTGGAAAACCCCATGGAATTGCACCCCGTCACCATCGAGGTGGtggacgtcaacgacaacgctcccacttttaaaaataatcatttgcggTTTGAAATCAGTGAATTGGCTGCACTTGGCTCCCGTTTTGTTTTGGAGAGTGCGTATGATGCTGATGTGGGAACAAATGGCGTGCAGAGTTACATTTTGACACCGAGTGATAATTTTGTGTTAAAGCAACACGTCAGTCCCGGAGGCAGAAAATATGCGGAAATGGTCCTGCAGAAAGCTTTAGACAGGGAAGAACAGCCGCGACTTGCTTTAAAATTAGTGGCTGTGGACGGTGGAAGTCCACAAAAGTCAGGTACAGTAAATATAGATATTGACATTCAGGATATAAATGACAATGTTCCTGCCTTTAATCAAACGTTGTATAAAGCTAAGGTGATAGAAAATGCAGCAAAAGGTACTCCTGttctgattgtgaatgcaactgatGCAGATAGCGGATCAAATGGTCAGGTAACATATTCTTTTTCAAAGTTAAATGCAGAGATAGCAGATATTTTTGACATAGACGAGAAGACAGGATGCATATCTGTTGTGAACCAAATCGAttatgaaaaagacaaaacaatcgAGTTCATGGTTGAAGCCAAAGATCAAGGTGCATTAACAGACTCCAGCAAGGTGGAAATTGAAGTCGTGGATCTGAATGACAATGCCCCCGTCCTCAATGTGATGTCCTTCACGAGTCCAGTTTCAGAAGACTCCCCAGCCGGTACCACAATTGGCATCATTAATGTAAAGGACCAGGATTCGGGCGACAACGGTCACGTGACCTGCACAATTGAAGGCCGCGTTCCATTTCGGATGAAGTCCAGCTTGAGAAATTATTTCACCTTAATGACTGATGCCGATTTCGATCGTGAAAGTGTGTCCGAATACAACATCACAGTTGTTGCGTCTGACGCCGGCTCGCCCCCCCTCTCCACCAAGagaacttttcatttgaaagtttCGGACATCAACGACAATGCACCTGCGTTTCCAGTCAGCTTTTATCAAGCCACCCTCGCCGAAAACAACTCGCCTGGTGCTTCTGTGCTGAGAGTGAGTGCCAAAGACCCGGACGAAAACCAGAACGCTCGTGTCTCCTACATGTTGGAGCCGGGCGAGATCGGGGGAACTCCCGTTGCAGAATTTGTGTCCGTCAACGCCCAAAGTGGAATTATCAGCGCCGTGCGCTCCTTGGACTACGAGCAAATCAAGCGTCTGGACTTTGTGGTGCGAGCGCAGGACGGAGGCTCCCCTCCTCTCTTCAGCAACGTGAGCGTGGGCGTCCTGATCCGGGACCAGAACGACAACGCCCCTCAGGTCCTGTACCCGGTCCAGACGGGCGGCTCGGGGCCGCACGCCGAAATGGTGCCTCGTTCGGCGGACGCGGGCTACCTGGTGACGAAAGTGGTGGCGGTGGACGTGGACTCTGGCCAGAACGCCTGGCTCTCCTACAAAGTGCAGCAGAAATCTTCCCCCGACAGGGGGGCGCTGTTTGAAGTGGGCCTCCACAATGGAGAAATGCGAACCGTCCGCCAAGTGACCGATAAAGATGCCGTCAAACAAAGACTGACCGTCGTAGTGGAGGACAACGGGCAGCCCTCTCGTTCGGCTACGGTGGTGGTTAACGTGGCGCTGGCGGACGGCTTCCCCCAAGTGCTGAGGTCGGAGTTCGCCGACGAGGACGAGCGGGAGGCCGACGAGCGGCTGACTTTTTACCTGGTCTTGGCTTTGGCTGTGGTCTCCTTCCTCTTCGTGGTCTGCTTGCTGCTCATCATATCGGTCAGAGTGTACAGGTGGAGACAGTCTCGGGACCTGTACGGCTCCAACCTCCCCGTCATTCCGTATTATCCGCCGCGTTACTCCGACACTTTGGGGACGGCGGGGACTCTCCCGCACGTCTACAATTACGAGGCCTGCGCCACCGCAAAAAGTCACGTGAAGAACACGCAAGCCGTGAGTCAAAGTTTAGTCAGTGTGGACGGAGCGGACGCTGACGGGCCGCACGGCGGCGAGCAAATGTCGGGAAACTTCTCTCAGATGTCGACTTTGGTGAGTCGAATCTTTCACAGTTTCCTTTCCATTTAA